One genomic segment of Micromonospora sp. WMMC415 includes these proteins:
- a CDS encoding 50S ribosomal protein L25/general stress protein Ctc, with protein MSEVKISAEPRTEFGKGGARRTRRAGKVPAVLYGHGEKPKHIALPAREFAAAIRKGGANQLFAIEVSDGTQVLALPKAIQRDPIKDTFEHVDLLLVRRGEKVTVEVPVQLVGEAAKDTLIVHDHDTLSVTADATKVPDHLEASIEGLEAGTQVTASDVELPAGVELAADPELPVAAVTAAPTAEQLEATLPEVEEAAEEAEAEVGEETESSEGAEGGAPAAEGEENAEAKTEA; from the coding sequence GTGTCCGAGGTAAAGATCAGCGCCGAGCCCCGTACCGAGTTCGGCAAGGGTGGTGCCCGTCGTACCCGCCGGGCCGGCAAGGTGCCCGCCGTGCTGTACGGCCACGGCGAGAAGCCCAAGCACATCGCGCTCCCGGCGCGTGAGTTCGCGGCCGCGATCCGCAAGGGCGGTGCGAACCAGCTCTTCGCGATCGAGGTGAGTGACGGCACCCAGGTGCTGGCGCTGCCGAAGGCGATCCAGCGTGACCCGATCAAGGACACCTTCGAGCACGTCGACCTGCTGCTCGTCCGCCGTGGCGAGAAGGTCACCGTCGAGGTCCCGGTCCAGCTGGTCGGCGAGGCCGCGAAGGACACCCTGATCGTGCACGACCACGACACCCTCTCGGTGACCGCCGACGCCACCAAGGTGCCGGACCACCTCGAGGCGTCCATCGAGGGCCTGGAGGCGGGCACCCAGGTGACCGCGTCCGACGTCGAGCTGCCGGCCGGCGTCGAGCTGGCCGCCGACCCGGAGCTGCCGGTCGCCGCGGTGACCGCCGCCCCGACCGCCGAGCAGCTCGAGGCCACGCTGCCCGAGGTCGAGGAGGCCGCCGAGGAGGCCGAGGCTGAGGTCGGCGAAGAGACCGAGTCCTCCGAGGGCGCCGAGGGCGGCGCTCCGGCCGCCGAGGGC
- a CDS encoding ribose-phosphate diphosphokinase, producing MGSIVAENRKSLMLFSGRGFPELAKEIGEVLGVAPTPADAYDFANGEIFVRYKDSVRGSDAFVVQSVTHGVNTWVMETLIMVDALKRGSAKRITVVLPFYPYSRQDKKHRGREPISARLIADLLKTAGANRILTVDLHTAQIQGFFDGPVDHLFAMDVLAEYVERRYAGRPMTVVAPDSGRVRVAERWTDRLGGCPLAFIHKTRDPSKPNQVVANRVVGEVEGRVCLIVDDMIDTGGTITKAADILQESGAAEIIVASTHALLSDPATERLKNSPISEVVVTNTLPLPPEKQLDKLTVLSIAPLLARAIREVFDDGSVTTLFGGLS from the coding sequence ATGGGCAGCATCGTCGCCGAAAACCGCAAGAGCCTGATGCTCTTCTCCGGGCGGGGCTTTCCGGAGTTGGCGAAGGAGATCGGTGAGGTGCTCGGCGTCGCGCCGACGCCGGCCGACGCGTACGACTTCGCCAACGGTGAGATCTTCGTACGCTACAAGGACTCGGTGCGCGGTTCGGACGCCTTCGTGGTGCAGTCCGTGACGCACGGGGTCAACACGTGGGTCATGGAGACCCTGATCATGGTCGACGCGCTGAAGCGTGGTTCGGCCAAGCGGATCACCGTGGTCCTGCCGTTCTATCCGTACTCGCGGCAGGACAAGAAGCACCGGGGTCGGGAGCCGATCTCGGCCCGGCTCATCGCGGACCTGCTGAAGACGGCGGGTGCGAACCGGATCCTGACCGTCGACCTGCACACCGCCCAGATCCAGGGCTTCTTCGACGGGCCGGTGGACCACCTGTTCGCGATGGACGTCCTGGCGGAGTACGTGGAGCGCCGGTACGCGGGTCGGCCGATGACGGTGGTGGCGCCGGATTCGGGCCGGGTGCGGGTGGCCGAGCGGTGGACCGACCGGCTGGGTGGCTGCCCGCTGGCGTTCATCCACAAGACCCGGGATCCCTCCAAGCCGAACCAGGTGGTGGCGAACCGGGTGGTCGGCGAGGTCGAGGGTCGGGTCTGCCTGATCGTCGACGACATGATCGACACCGGTGGCACGATCACGAAGGCGGCCGACATCCTCCAGGAGTCGGGCGCGGCGGAGATCATCGTGGCGTCCACCCACGCGCTGCTGTCGGACCCGGCGACCGAGCGGTTGAAGAACAGCCCGATCAGCGAGGTCGTGGTGACCAACACGCTGCCGCTGCCGCCGGAGAAGCAGCTCGACAAGCTCACCGTCCTGTCGATCGCGCCGCTGCTGGCGCGGGCGATCCGTGAGGTGTTCGACGACGGCTCGGTGACCACCCTTTTCGGTGGTTTGAGCTGA
- the glmU gene encoding bifunctional UDP-N-acetylglucosamine diphosphorylase/glucosamine-1-phosphate N-acetyltransferase GlmU, protein MSQQPHLRTVVVLAAGEGKRMKSALPKVLHPLLGRTLVGHVLSAAAPLAADRTVVVVGHGADQVRAHLAEIAPQATPVLQAEQLGTGHAVRIALDAVPDAAGTVVVINGDVPLLRPETVGALVEAHEREGAAATVLAAEVPDPTGLGRIVRDADGRLQQIVEQRDATPAQREIREINAGIYAFDVVRLRDALGKLSTDNDQGEEYLTDVFGLLRSAGEPVAVHLAADHVETLGCNDRVELAALRRLLRDRVNEAWMRSGVSLLDPETTWIDVTVALDRDAVIDQNTQLQGATVVGSGAVVGPDVTLVDTVVGQGATVVRSHAVGAEVGPRASVGPYAYLRPAARLAEKAKVGTFVEVKNSEIGAGSKVPHLTYVGDASIGEQSNIGAATVFVNYDGVRKHRTVIGSHARTGADNMFVAPVVVGDGAYTAAGSVIIDDVPAGAMGVARARQRNIEGWVLKRRAGTAAAEAAERARRGGEGAVAPGLPASEGEAIHGDAEPVGGASGAGDTATD, encoded by the coding sequence GTGTCCCAGCAGCCCCACCTCCGCACCGTCGTCGTGCTCGCCGCCGGTGAGGGAAAGCGGATGAAGTCCGCGCTGCCGAAGGTGCTGCACCCGCTGCTCGGCCGTACGCTCGTCGGCCACGTGCTGAGCGCGGCCGCACCGCTCGCCGCGGACCGCACGGTGGTCGTGGTGGGCCACGGCGCCGACCAGGTCCGCGCGCACCTGGCCGAGATCGCCCCGCAGGCCACGCCCGTGCTCCAGGCCGAGCAGCTCGGCACCGGGCACGCCGTCCGGATCGCGCTGGACGCCGTTCCGGACGCCGCCGGCACCGTGGTGGTGATCAACGGCGACGTGCCGCTGCTGCGCCCGGAGACGGTCGGCGCGCTCGTCGAGGCGCACGAGCGGGAGGGCGCCGCGGCGACGGTGCTCGCCGCGGAGGTGCCCGACCCGACGGGGCTCGGCCGGATCGTGCGTGACGCCGACGGGCGGCTCCAGCAGATCGTGGAGCAGCGGGACGCCACCCCCGCCCAGCGGGAGATCCGGGAGATCAACGCGGGCATCTACGCGTTCGACGTGGTGCGGCTGCGGGACGCGCTCGGCAAGCTCTCCACGGACAACGACCAGGGCGAGGAGTACCTGACCGACGTCTTCGGCCTGCTGCGGTCGGCCGGTGAGCCGGTGGCCGTGCACCTGGCGGCGGATCACGTGGAGACGCTGGGCTGCAACGACCGGGTCGAGCTGGCCGCGCTGCGGCGGCTGCTGCGCGACCGGGTGAACGAGGCCTGGATGCGCAGCGGGGTCAGCCTGCTCGATCCGGAGACCACGTGGATCGACGTGACCGTGGCGCTGGACCGGGACGCGGTGATCGACCAGAACACGCAGCTGCAGGGCGCGACGGTGGTCGGCTCCGGTGCGGTGGTCGGGCCGGACGTCACGCTGGTGGACACGGTGGTCGGGCAGGGCGCGACGGTGGTGCGCAGCCACGCGGTGGGGGCGGAGGTCGGCCCGCGGGCCAGTGTCGGCCCGTACGCGTACCTGCGGCCGGCGGCGCGGCTGGCGGAGAAGGCCAAGGTCGGCACGTTCGTCGAGGTGAAGAACTCGGAGATCGGCGCCGGGTCGAAGGTGCCGCACCTGACGTACGTCGGGGACGCCTCGATCGGCGAGCAGAGCAACATCGGCGCAGCGACCGTCTTCGTGAACTACGACGGTGTGCGCAAGCACCGCACGGTCATCGGCAGTCACGCCCGTACCGGTGCGGACAACATGTTCGTCGCGCCGGTCGTGGTGGGCGACGGCGCGTACACGGCGGCCGGTTCGGTGATCATCGACGACGTGCCCGCCGGTGCGATGGGTGTGGCCCGGGCACGGCAGCGCAACATCGAGGGCTGGGTGCTCAAGCGGCGGGCCGGGACGGCGGCCGCGGAGGCCGCCGAGCGCGCCCGGCGCGGCGGTGAGGGTGCGGTGGCGCCCGGTTTGCCGGCAAGTGAAGGTGAGGCAATCCACGGGGATGCCGAGCCGGTGGGCGGGGCGTCCGGCGCGGGAGATACTGCAACCGACTAG
- a CDS encoding helix-turn-helix domain-containing protein has protein sequence MTDPLAAEVRRLRAVEGLSVREIRARTGIGRNRVYEMLRGVPVPARVRRPNAKDDLRIEAVALRSRGCPVPEIVERLGVSRSTAYLWVRHLPLVQDDEAARTRRKAHSKAMTDARWAAHREARDAAQAAEHARAARVVEQLDERDLLLLGAAIYWCEGAKSKPWRRADHVQFINSDPGLLALFIRFLEVCGIERGVPRYRVSIHETADVQAAEEWWARELKLPPDRFGRATLKKHNPATVRLNTGSDYRGCLVINVPRSRTLYWRIEGMIAELFRITGRTGDFEGP, from the coding sequence ATGACCGATCCGCTCGCCGCTGAAGTGCGCCGGCTTCGCGCCGTCGAAGGCTTGTCCGTCCGCGAGATCCGGGCCCGCACGGGCATCGGGCGCAACCGGGTGTACGAGATGCTGCGCGGCGTCCCTGTGCCTGCCCGCGTCCGCCGGCCCAACGCCAAGGACGACCTCCGGATCGAGGCGGTGGCCCTGCGTTCCCGCGGGTGCCCGGTGCCCGAGATCGTGGAACGGTTGGGCGTGAGCCGGTCGACCGCGTACCTCTGGGTCCGGCATCTGCCGCTCGTCCAGGACGACGAGGCCGCGCGGACGCGCCGCAAGGCGCACTCGAAGGCGATGACGGACGCCCGGTGGGCGGCGCACCGCGAGGCGCGCGATGCCGCTCAGGCGGCGGAGCACGCGCGAGCGGCCAGGGTGGTCGAGCAGCTCGACGAGCGCGACTTGCTGCTGCTCGGCGCGGCGATCTACTGGTGTGAGGGCGCGAAGTCCAAGCCATGGCGGCGTGCCGACCACGTCCAGTTCATCAACAGCGACCCCGGGCTGCTCGCGCTGTTCATACGTTTCCTCGAGGTCTGTGGCATCGAACGAGGTGTTCCGCGATACCGGGTCAGCATTCACGAGACAGCGGACGTGCAGGCCGCGGAGGAGTGGTGGGCGCGAGAGTTGAAGCTGCCTCCTGACCGGTTCGGCCGGGCGACTCTGAAGAAGCACAACCCAGCCACCGTCCGTCTGAACACGGGCAGTGACTATCGTGGTTGTCTGGTGATCAACGTGCCACGTAGTCGAACGTTGTATTGGCGGATCGAGGGTATGATCGCTGAGCTGTTCCGGATCACCGGCCGTACGGGCGATTTTGAAGGCCCGTAG
- a CDS encoding acyl-CoA desaturase, whose product MSTALVEPAPTGPKPLTDGAQSRGILIALWVFVVVPFVALVAAVPVAWGGWLTWTDVAVAGFWYVASGLGITVGYHRYFTHGSFKATRALRVGLAVAGSLAVQGEIIQWVADHRRHHAFSDLEGDPHSPWRFGATVRGLTKGLFHAHVGWLFNRELSNRKRFAPDLVADRDINRVDRSFPALVAVSVLGPAVMGGLLTWSWQGAMTAFFWGGLVRIALLHHVTWSINSVCHVYGERPFAMRQGDRAANFWPLAILSFGESWHNLHHADPTSARHGVLPGQVDISARVIWLFEKLGAARDVRWPKPERIAAKLVRADTER is encoded by the coding sequence ATGTCGACCGCTCTCGTCGAACCCGCCCCGACCGGCCCGAAGCCCCTCACCGACGGCGCCCAGTCCCGCGGCATCCTCATCGCCCTCTGGGTGTTCGTGGTCGTTCCGTTCGTGGCCCTGGTGGCCGCCGTGCCGGTCGCCTGGGGCGGCTGGTTGACCTGGACGGACGTGGCGGTCGCCGGATTCTGGTACGTGGCCTCCGGGCTCGGCATCACGGTCGGCTACCACCGCTACTTCACGCACGGCTCCTTCAAGGCCACGCGGGCGCTGCGGGTCGGCCTCGCCGTCGCGGGTTCGCTGGCGGTGCAGGGCGAGATCATCCAGTGGGTGGCCGACCACCGGCGCCACCACGCCTTCTCCGACCTGGAGGGTGACCCGCACTCGCCGTGGCGGTTCGGCGCCACCGTCCGCGGGTTGACGAAGGGGCTGTTCCACGCCCACGTCGGCTGGCTGTTCAACCGGGAACTGTCCAACCGGAAGCGCTTCGCACCGGATCTCGTCGCCGACCGGGACATCAACCGCGTCGACCGGTCCTTCCCGGCGCTGGTGGCGGTGTCGGTGCTCGGTCCGGCCGTGATGGGCGGGCTGCTCACCTGGTCGTGGCAGGGCGCGATGACCGCGTTCTTCTGGGGCGGCCTGGTGCGCATCGCGCTGCTGCACCACGTCACGTGGTCGATCAACTCGGTCTGCCACGTGTACGGCGAGCGCCCGTTCGCGATGCGCCAGGGCGACCGGGCGGCGAACTTCTGGCCGCTGGCGATTCTGTCCTTCGGCGAGAGCTGGCACAACCTGCACCACGCCGACCCGACCAGCGCCCGGCACGGCGTGCTGCCCGGCCAGGTGGACATCTCGGCCCGGGTGATCTGGCTGTTCGAGAAGCTGGGCGCCGCCCGGGACGTCCGGTGGCCGAAGCCCGAGCGGATCGCGGCCAAGCTGGTGAGGGCGGACACCGAGCGGTAA
- a CDS encoding TetR/AcrR family transcriptional regulator, with translation MTDAAGGDGTAGRRRAVPAAGKTSRVRMSATQRREQLISIARQIFAERGFDATSIEEVASRAKVSKPVVYEHFGGKEGLYAVVVDREVRSLLDRITTALTAGHPRELLEQAALTLLTYIEEETSGFRVLVRESPLMSATGNFSSVLNDVAHQVEHILGAEFSSRGYDPKLAELYSQALVGMVALTGRWWLEVRKPRKETVAAHLVNLAWNGLSHLEAKPGLITVRGR, from the coding sequence ATGACGGATGCCGCGGGCGGCGACGGCACCGCGGGCCGCCGCCGGGCGGTGCCGGCGGCCGGCAAGACCTCCCGCGTACGCATGTCCGCAACGCAGCGGCGCGAGCAGTTGATCTCGATCGCCCGGCAAATCTTCGCCGAGCGCGGGTTCGACGCCACGTCGATCGAGGAGGTGGCGTCGCGGGCCAAGGTCTCCAAGCCGGTGGTGTACGAGCACTTCGGCGGCAAGGAGGGCCTGTACGCGGTGGTCGTGGACCGGGAGGTCCGCAGCCTGCTGGACCGGATCACCACCGCGTTGACCGCCGGCCACCCGCGCGAGCTGCTGGAGCAGGCGGCGTTGACCCTGCTCACGTACATCGAAGAGGAGACCAGCGGGTTCCGGGTGCTGGTCCGGGAGTCGCCGCTGATGTCGGCCACGGGAAACTTCAGCAGTGTGCTGAACGACGTCGCCCACCAGGTGGAGCACATCCTGGGCGCCGAGTTCTCCAGCCGGGGGTACGACCCGAAGCTCGCCGAACTCTACTCACAGGCGCTGGTGGGGATGGTGGCGCTGACCGGCCGGTGGTGGCTGGAGGTACGCAAACCGCGCAAGGAGACGGTGGCCGCACACCTGGTGAACCTGGCCTGGAACGGCCTGTCACACCTGGAGGCGAAGCCGGGCCTGATCACCGTACGGGGGCGGTGA
- a CDS encoding DUF4383 domain-containing protein, which yields MAHFPVNHPARPIYRVLSGLIGLYILVFGVWGTASTLGDPLFEQNGDWVLGLRTNLAFSLVSVVFGAFLLVGASRRGNLGHYMNLTAGIVFLVTSILMMSVMQTSANFLNFSMSTVIVSMIFGLILLGTGLYDKVGPPEHADEARRHRNHPIGAPRP from the coding sequence ATGGCGCACTTTCCGGTCAATCATCCGGCGCGGCCGATCTACCGGGTCCTCTCCGGGCTGATCGGGCTCTACATCCTGGTCTTCGGTGTCTGGGGCACCGCGTCGACGCTGGGCGACCCGCTCTTCGAACAGAACGGCGACTGGGTGCTCGGCCTGCGTACCAACCTCGCGTTCTCACTGGTCTCCGTCGTCTTCGGCGCCTTCCTGCTGGTGGGCGCGTCCCGGCGCGGCAACCTGGGCCACTACATGAACCTCACCGCCGGGATCGTCTTCCTCGTCACCAGCATCCTCATGATGTCGGTGATGCAGACTTCGGCCAACTTCCTCAACTTCTCGATGTCGACCGTCATCGTCTCGATGATCTTCGGGCTGATCCTGCTCGGGACGGGCCTCTACGACAAGGTCGGCCCCCCGGAGCACGCCGACGAGGCACGGCGCCACCGCAACCACCCGATCGGCGCCCCGCGCCCCTGA
- a CDS encoding DUF4383 domain-containing protein codes for MAHTPVNHPARPIYRAIGGLTGLYLVAFGVLGLIASAGNEVLAQDDTTVIGQGTNVGFSLLSLLLGGAVLAGTVIGRNLDVVINQWLAYVIMALSLAGLAFIRTEANIFNFSVATVIVLMVVGLVLLMVGMYGKVGTDEEKEAWQKARLVL; via the coding sequence ATGGCGCACACCCCCGTCAACCACCCCGCGCGGCCGATCTACCGGGCGATCGGCGGGCTGACCGGTCTGTACCTGGTCGCCTTCGGCGTGCTCGGCCTCATCGCCAGCGCCGGCAACGAGGTCCTCGCCCAGGACGACACCACCGTCATCGGCCAGGGCACGAACGTCGGCTTCTCGCTGCTCAGCCTGCTGCTCGGCGGTGCCGTGCTGGCCGGCACGGTCATCGGTCGCAACCTCGACGTGGTGATCAACCAGTGGCTGGCGTACGTCATCATGGCGCTCAGCCTGGCCGGGCTCGCGTTCATCCGGACCGAGGCGAACATCTTCAACTTCAGCGTCGCCACCGTCATCGTGCTGATGGTGGTCGGCCTCGTCCTCCTCATGGTCGGCATGTACGGCAAGGTCGGGACGGACGAGGAGAAGGAGGCGTGGCAGAAGGCTCGGCTGGTGCTCTGA
- a CDS encoding ABC-F family ATP-binding cassette domain-containing protein, whose translation MANIVNLDRVSKGYGAAGPLLTDVSLGLDDADRIGVVGLNGAGKSTLLRLLTRQEEPDDGRVTHRRDLRVAWLPQTLQLAPDATVRDLVLGTAWLGESMGAEHEWAGDAGVRAILDGLGMPHLGLDAPVGPMSGGERRRVALAALLVRDSDLLVLDEPTNHLDVGGVDWLARHLLGRKGALVVVTHDRWFLDAVCTTTWEVADQAVRAYEGGFAAWTLARAERERVAAATEARRQNLLRKEIAWLRRGAPARTSKPKFRIDAANTLIADVPPPRDTMSLQRLATARLGKQVYDLEHVRLHAGPKEILHDLTWQVGPGDRIAVLGRNGAGKTTLLRMLAGVTHPDGGRFAAGSTVRPAFLSQELAELPGHLRVLEAVEEVARRVRLGDREISAAQLAEVFGFDDRRLWTPVSDLSGGERRRLQMLRLLAGEPNVLLLDEPTNDLDTDTLAALEDLLDSWPGTIVVASHDRYLIERVTDSAYGMFGDGRLVHLPGGVDEYLARAAEGAAAPAPASSAGAPAAPAAEGMSAAEVRQARKELAKLERQVGKLEQKEADLLDRLAANATDYATVADLDAQLKDVRAEREQVEEAWLALADRLPAA comes from the coding sequence GTGGCCAACATCGTCAACCTGGACCGGGTGTCCAAGGGCTACGGCGCCGCCGGGCCGCTGCTCACCGACGTCTCACTCGGCCTCGACGACGCCGACCGGATCGGTGTCGTCGGCCTCAACGGCGCCGGCAAGTCGACCCTGCTGCGGCTGCTCACCCGGCAGGAGGAGCCGGACGACGGCCGCGTCACCCACCGACGCGACCTGCGGGTGGCCTGGCTCCCGCAGACTCTCCAACTGGCGCCGGACGCCACCGTCCGGGACCTCGTCCTCGGCACCGCCTGGCTCGGCGAGAGCATGGGGGCCGAGCACGAGTGGGCCGGCGACGCCGGCGTCCGCGCCATCCTCGACGGCCTCGGCATGCCCCACCTCGGCCTCGACGCGCCGGTCGGCCCGATGTCCGGCGGCGAGCGCCGCCGGGTGGCCCTCGCGGCGCTGCTCGTCCGCGACTCCGACCTGCTCGTCCTCGACGAGCCCACCAACCACCTCGACGTCGGCGGCGTCGACTGGCTGGCCCGGCACCTCCTCGGCCGCAAGGGCGCGCTCGTCGTGGTCACCCACGACCGGTGGTTCCTCGACGCCGTCTGCACCACCACCTGGGAGGTCGCCGACCAGGCCGTCCGCGCGTACGAGGGCGGCTTCGCCGCCTGGACCCTCGCCCGCGCCGAACGCGAGCGGGTCGCCGCCGCCACCGAGGCCCGCCGGCAGAACCTGCTCCGCAAGGAGATCGCCTGGCTGCGCCGCGGCGCCCCCGCCCGCACCTCCAAGCCCAAGTTCCGCATCGACGCGGCCAACACGCTCATCGCCGACGTTCCGCCGCCGCGCGACACCATGTCGCTGCAACGCCTCGCCACCGCGCGGCTCGGCAAGCAGGTGTACGACCTGGAGCACGTCCGCCTCCACGCCGGCCCCAAGGAGATCCTGCACGACCTCACCTGGCAGGTCGGCCCCGGCGACCGCATCGCCGTCCTCGGCCGCAACGGCGCCGGCAAGACCACCCTGCTGCGGATGCTCGCCGGTGTCACCCACCCCGACGGCGGCCGGTTCGCCGCCGGCTCCACCGTCCGCCCGGCGTTCCTCTCCCAGGAACTCGCCGAACTCCCCGGCCACCTGCGCGTCCTCGAAGCCGTCGAGGAGGTCGCCCGGCGCGTCCGCCTCGGCGACCGGGAGATCTCCGCCGCCCAGCTCGCCGAGGTCTTCGGCTTCGACGACCGGCGGCTCTGGACCCCCGTCTCCGACCTCTCCGGAGGCGAACGACGCCGGCTCCAGATGCTCCGGCTGCTCGCCGGCGAGCCGAACGTCCTCCTGCTCGACGAGCCCACCAACGACCTCGACACCGACACCCTGGCCGCCCTCGAGGACCTGCTCGACTCCTGGCCCGGCACGATCGTCGTGGCCAGCCACGACCGGTACCTCATCGAGCGGGTGACCGACTCCGCGTACGGGATGTTCGGCGACGGCCGGCTGGTGCACCTGCCCGGCGGAGTCGACGAGTACCTGGCCCGGGCCGCCGAGGGGGCGGCGGCCCCCGCGCCCGCGTCGTCGGCCGGGGCGCCCGCCGCGCCGGCGGCGGAGGGGATGTCCGCCGCCGAGGTACGCCAGGCCCGCAAGGAACTCGCGAAGCTGGAGCGGCAGGTCGGCAAGCTGGAGCAGAAGGAGGCGGACCTGCTCGACCGGCTCGCCGCCAACGCCACCGACTACGCCACGGTCGCCGACCTCGACGCCCAGCTCAAGGACGTCCGCGCCGAACGGGAGCAGGTCGAGGAGGCCTGGCTGGCCCTGGCCGACCGGCTCCCCGCCGCCTGA
- a CDS encoding 4-(cytidine 5'-diphospho)-2-C-methyl-D-erythritol kinase, which produces MTEAWRPDDDEPRGASGPVRVKVPAKVNLHLGVGPLRRDGFHELNTVYHAISIHDELTARRGDTLTLTMEGEGTGELALDDTNLVIRAAHALAGYAGVLPHARLHLRKHIPLAGGLAGGSADAAAALVACDALWGTGLSRDELAGIAADLGSDVPFLIHGGTALGTGRGEAVSPVLARPTSWHWVVAIADGGLSTPAAYRELDRLRDAGTANPPLGSTDGLLAALRQRDPRVLAAALGNDLQDAALSLRPSLAATLKAGEAAGALAGLVSGSGPTCVFLAVDEAHAVRVAAELAAAGVCREARTAHGPVAGARIV; this is translated from the coding sequence GTGACCGAGGCCTGGCGACCGGACGACGACGAGCCGCGCGGTGCCAGCGGGCCGGTACGCGTGAAGGTGCCCGCCAAGGTCAACCTGCACCTCGGGGTCGGGCCGCTGCGCCGCGACGGCTTCCACGAGCTGAACACCGTCTACCACGCGATCTCCATCCACGACGAGCTGACCGCCCGGCGCGGCGACACCCTCACCCTGACCATGGAGGGTGAGGGCACCGGTGAGCTGGCCCTGGACGACACCAACCTGGTCATCCGGGCCGCGCACGCCCTCGCCGGCTACGCGGGCGTCCTCCCGCACGCCCGGCTGCACCTGCGCAAGCACATCCCGCTCGCCGGGGGCCTGGCCGGTGGCAGCGCCGACGCCGCCGCCGCGCTGGTCGCCTGCGACGCGCTGTGGGGCACCGGGTTGTCCCGCGACGAGTTGGCCGGCATCGCCGCCGACCTCGGCTCCGACGTGCCGTTCCTGATCCATGGCGGCACCGCGCTCGGCACCGGCCGGGGCGAGGCGGTCAGCCCGGTGCTGGCCCGCCCCACCTCCTGGCACTGGGTGGTCGCGATCGCCGACGGCGGCCTGTCCACCCCCGCCGCGTACCGGGAACTCGACCGGCTCCGCGACGCCGGGACCGCCAACCCGCCGCTCGGCAGCACCGACGGGCTGCTCGCCGCGCTGCGCCAGCGCGACCCCCGGGTGCTCGCCGCCGCCCTCGGCAACGACCTCCAGGACGCCGCCCTCTCCCTGCGCCCGTCCCTGGCCGCCACGCTCAAGGCGGGCGAGGCGGCGGGCGCGCTCGCCGGCCTCGTCTCCGGGTCCGGGCCCACCTGCGTCTTCCTCGCCGTCGACGAGGCCCACGCCGTCCGCGTCGCCGCCGAGCTGGCCGCCGCCGGGGTGTGCCGGGAAGCCCGCACCGCGCACGGGCCCGTCGCCGGCGCCCGGATCGTCTAA
- the rsmA gene encoding 16S rRNA (adenine(1518)-N(6)/adenine(1519)-N(6))-dimethyltransferase RsmA, whose amino-acid sequence MTGLLGPAEIRDLAARLGVAPTKKLGQNFVHDPNTVRRIVTTAGLAPDDVALEVGPGLGSLTLALLPVAAHVHAVEIDRTLAGALPETAARYAGPAADRLTVHHADALRVTGADLAEPAPTALVANLPYNVAVPVVLHLLAELPTLRHGLVMVQKEVADRLVAGPGSKVYGVPSVKLAWYARARAAGKVPPNVFWPVPNVDSGLVAFTRREPPRPDVPRERVFAVVDAAFAQRRKTLRAALAGWAGGADRATEALTAAGVDPGARGESLTVEQFAAIAASAPAAAPAAR is encoded by the coding sequence GTGACCGGTCTCCTCGGCCCGGCGGAGATCCGGGACCTCGCCGCCCGTCTCGGCGTGGCGCCAACCAAGAAGCTCGGCCAGAACTTCGTGCACGACCCCAACACCGTGCGCCGGATCGTCACCACCGCCGGGCTGGCCCCCGACGACGTGGCGCTGGAGGTCGGACCCGGACTCGGCTCCCTCACCCTCGCGCTGCTGCCCGTCGCCGCGCACGTGCACGCCGTGGAGATCGATCGCACGCTGGCCGGCGCGCTGCCGGAGACCGCCGCCCGGTACGCCGGCCCCGCCGCGGACCGGCTCACCGTGCACCACGCCGACGCGCTGCGGGTCACCGGCGCCGACCTCGCCGAGCCGGCACCGACCGCCCTGGTGGCCAACCTGCCGTACAACGTCGCCGTGCCGGTGGTGCTGCACCTGCTCGCCGAACTGCCCACCCTGCGGCACGGCCTCGTCATGGTGCAGAAGGAGGTCGCCGACCGGCTCGTCGCCGGTCCCGGCTCCAAGGTGTACGGCGTTCCGTCGGTCAAGCTCGCCTGGTACGCCCGTGCCCGCGCCGCCGGGAAGGTCCCACCCAACGTGTTCTGGCCGGTGCCGAACGTCGACTCCGGCCTCGTCGCCTTCACCCGCCGCGAGCCGCCCCGCCCCGACGTACCCCGGGAGCGGGTCTTCGCCGTGGTGGACGCGGCGTTCGCGCAGCGTCGCAAGACCCTCCGCGCGGCCCTGGCCGGCTGGGCCGGCGGCGCCGACCGTGCCACCGAGGCCCTCACCGCCGCCGGAGTGGACCCGGGCGCACGCGGGGAGTCACTCACCGTCGAGCAGTTCGCCGCCATCGCCGCGTCGGCCCCGGCCGCCGCACCCGCCGCCCGCTAG